In Halorientalis sp. LT38, a genomic segment contains:
- a CDS encoding HVO_2922 family protein yields MEDQLFSRTDRRDAAETAALLRSLADDLESGIGFDALAGEDVDLGVPTEMTVEFEVDRVTTETGEDERELEVELTWDPADEREADVAQTAGTDGPPTTDAADTPAGPTNAPGAVAGIDSQADFEVYRDKADEWRWRLRHRNGNIVADSGEGYARKRGAINGLESVQRNAPGADVEIDE; encoded by the coding sequence GTGGAAGACCAACTGTTCTCGCGGACCGACCGCCGCGATGCCGCGGAGACCGCGGCCCTGCTCCGCTCGCTCGCCGACGACCTCGAATCCGGGATCGGCTTCGACGCCCTGGCGGGCGAAGACGTCGACCTCGGCGTTCCGACCGAGATGACCGTCGAGTTCGAGGTCGACCGGGTGACGACCGAGACGGGCGAGGACGAACGCGAACTGGAAGTGGAACTGACGTGGGACCCGGCCGACGAGCGCGAGGCCGACGTGGCCCAGACGGCAGGGACCGACGGCCCGCCCACGACGGACGCCGCCGACACGCCCGCGGGCCCGACGAACGCGCCGGGCGCGGTCGCAGGGATCGACTCGCAGGCCGATTTCGAGGTGTACCGGGACAAGGCCGACGAGTGGCGCTGGCGGCTCCGCCACCGCAACGGCAACATCGTCGCCGACAGCGGCGAGGGCTACGCCCGCAAGCGCGGGGCGATAAACGGCCTGGAGAGCGTCCAGCGCAACGCGCCGGGCGCGGACGTGGAGATCGACGAGTAG
- a CDS encoding methyl-accepting chemotaxis protein has translation MSEQRRRGEAAGIYAEFDDAEMRWIKALLDMPIPIVVTDADGEILLFNPAMQELTALAPERIPEMEGYEVFRTEETHGTKTTTAERTMAEETQIRGVEAELLNHDDETRQILITSTPMYDADGSLAGSVTGLQDVTELREKERRLQESQEQIADRLSGVIERLETVADELTTNAGDIEERAVTQDERLDEVSAEMESLSANMEEIAATTDEVAETAASAREAAQRGQDAGADAAAAADEIVATSEALEETVDRLADRMDDIEAVAEIIADIAEQTNILALNANIEAARAGESGAGFAVVADEVKELADQTREYTDEIGAEIDAITGETDRTVTEVERAHERAVEASDRVDETLDALEEIADHVTDAAEGANEIAAANDDQAAHVEQVTASVEQSAQAAAAMHESVSKTAELTERQDEIVEEVREAVQDLSADLGDRQF, from the coding sequence ATGTCAGAGCAACGGCGGCGCGGCGAGGCGGCCGGGATCTACGCCGAGTTCGACGACGCCGAGATGCGATGGATCAAGGCGCTTCTGGACATGCCCATCCCGATCGTCGTCACGGACGCCGACGGGGAGATTCTGCTTTTCAACCCCGCGATGCAGGAGCTGACCGCACTCGCACCCGAGCGGATCCCGGAGATGGAGGGCTACGAGGTGTTCCGCACCGAGGAGACCCACGGGACGAAGACGACGACGGCCGAGCGGACGATGGCCGAGGAGACCCAGATCAGGGGCGTCGAGGCCGAACTCCTGAACCACGACGACGAGACCCGGCAGATCCTCATCACGAGCACGCCGATGTACGACGCCGACGGGAGCCTCGCCGGGTCGGTGACGGGACTGCAGGACGTCACGGAGTTACGGGAGAAAGAGCGCCGCCTGCAGGAGAGCCAGGAGCAGATCGCCGACCGGCTGTCGGGCGTGATCGAGCGCCTGGAGACGGTCGCCGACGAGTTGACGACCAACGCGGGCGACATCGAGGAGCGGGCGGTCACCCAGGACGAGCGCCTCGACGAGGTCAGCGCGGAGATGGAGTCGCTCAGCGCCAACATGGAGGAGATCGCCGCGACCACGGACGAGGTGGCCGAGACGGCGGCGAGCGCCCGCGAAGCTGCCCAGCGGGGACAGGACGCCGGGGCGGACGCCGCAGCGGCGGCCGACGAGATCGTCGCGACCAGTGAGGCGCTCGAGGAGACCGTCGACCGGCTTGCCGACCGGATGGACGACATCGAGGCGGTCGCCGAGATCATCGCCGACATCGCCGAGCAGACGAACATTTTGGCGCTGAACGCGAACATCGAGGCGGCGCGGGCCGGCGAGTCCGGCGCGGGCTTCGCCGTCGTCGCCGACGAGGTGAAGGAACTCGCCGACCAGACCCGGGAGTACACCGACGAGATCGGCGCGGAGATCGACGCCATCACCGGCGAGACCGACCGGACCGTCACGGAGGTCGAGCGGGCACACGAGCGCGCCGTCGAGGCCAGCGATCGCGTCGACGAGACGCTCGACGCCCTGGAGGAGATCGCCGATCACGTCACGGACGCCGCGGAGGGGGCCAACGAGATCGCGGCGGCCAACGACGACCAGGCGGCACACGTCGAGCAGGTGACCGCGTCGGTCGAGCAGAGCGCCCAGGCGGCCGCGGCGATGCACGAGAGCGTCTCGAAGACAGCGGAGCTGACCGAGCGCCAGGACGAGATCGTCGAAGAGGTGCGCGAGGCGGTCCAGGATCTCTCGGCGGACCTCGGCGACAGACAGTTTTAG
- the lpdA gene encoding dihydrolipoyl dehydrogenase: MVVGDIATGTDVLVIGAGPGGYVAAIRAAQLDLDVTLVEKDAYGGTCLNHGCIPSKALISATDVANDAREAEHMGVHADPAIDMAGMSAWKDEVVDQLTTGVERLCKGNGVNMIEGTAEFADENTARIAHGGEGQGSESVEFEHAVVATGSRPVELPSLPFDGERILSSRGALALQSVPDSLLVVGAGYIGMELATVYAKAGSDVTVVEALDQALPGYEADVTRVVTQRAQELGIDFHFGEAAADWTERDEGLTVVTEGEDGSVSEYDATKALVAVGREPVTDTVGLDAAGVETDDDGFVPTDDRARTNVEHVFAVGDVAGEPMLAHEGMKAGEVAAEVIAGEPAALDQQAIPAAVFTDPEIGTVGMTEREAEEAGFDPVVGELPLRASGRALTHDDAEGFVRIVADGTEGFVLGAQIVSPEASELIAEVSLAVEMGATLEDLAATVHTHPTLSEAVMEAAANAMGQAIHTLNR; encoded by the coding sequence ATGGTTGTCGGCGACATCGCGACTGGCACCGACGTACTGGTAATCGGCGCGGGCCCAGGAGGCTACGTGGCGGCGATCCGCGCCGCCCAGCTCGACCTGGACGTCACCCTCGTCGAGAAAGACGCCTACGGGGGCACCTGTCTCAATCACGGCTGTATTCCCTCGAAGGCACTCATCTCCGCGACGGACGTGGCCAACGACGCCCGCGAGGCCGAGCACATGGGCGTCCACGCCGACCCGGCGATCGACATGGCCGGGATGAGCGCGTGGAAGGACGAGGTGGTCGATCAGCTCACGACCGGCGTCGAGCGCCTCTGCAAGGGCAACGGCGTCAACATGATCGAGGGCACTGCGGAGTTCGCCGACGAGAACACGGCGCGGATCGCCCACGGCGGCGAAGGCCAGGGCTCCGAGTCCGTCGAGTTCGAACACGCCGTCGTGGCGACGGGGAGCCGACCCGTCGAACTTCCGTCGCTGCCCTTCGACGGCGAGCGGATCCTCTCCTCGCGCGGGGCGCTCGCGCTCCAATCTGTGCCGGACAGCCTGCTCGTGGTCGGCGCCGGCTACATCGGCATGGAACTGGCGACGGTCTACGCGAAGGCCGGCAGTGACGTGACGGTGGTCGAGGCGCTCGATCAGGCCCTCCCCGGCTACGAGGCGGACGTGACCCGCGTCGTCACGCAACGCGCCCAGGAACTCGGCATCGACTTCCACTTCGGCGAGGCCGCCGCGGACTGGACCGAACGCGACGAGGGGCTGACCGTCGTCACCGAGGGCGAGGACGGCTCGGTCTCGGAGTACGACGCGACGAAGGCGCTGGTCGCCGTGGGTCGAGAACCGGTGACCGACACCGTCGGCCTGGACGCGGCGGGCGTCGAGACCGACGACGACGGGTTCGTGCCCACCGACGACCGGGCGCGGACGAACGTCGAGCACGTCTTCGCCGTCGGCGACGTGGCCGGCGAGCCGATGCTCGCCCACGAAGGCATGAAAGCCGGCGAGGTCGCAGCGGAGGTCATCGCCGGCGAACCGGCGGCGCTCGACCAGCAGGCGATCCCCGCGGCGGTGTTCACCGACCCGGAGATCGGGACGGTCGGGATGACCGAACGCGAGGCCGAGGAGGCGGGCTTCGACCCCGTCGTCGGGGAACTGCCCCTGCGAGCGTCCGGGCGCGCGCTCACACACGACGATGCGGAGGGGTTCGTCCGGATCGTCGCGGACGGCACGGAGGGGTTCGTCCTCGGCGCCCAGATCGTCAGTCCGGAGGCCTCGGAGTTGATCGCGGAGGTCAGCCTGGCCGTCGAGATGGGCGCGACGCTCGAGGATCTGGCCGCGACGGTCCACACCCACCCCACCCTGTCGGAGGCCGTGATGGAGGCGGCCGCGAACGCGATGGGGCAGGCGATCCACACGCTCAACCGCTGA
- the pheA gene encoding prephenate dehydratase — translation MKALTLGPAGTYSHRAATSVADEVAFTESVTAIVEAVAGGEYDRGVVPVENSIEGSVTESLDAFAEYDVAVVKELITPIRHALLAQGESFDLVASHAQALAQCRNYLDAEYPDAAVEAVASTARGVERARDDPSVAAIGHPENATNGTELQVLAEDIQDQSSNATRFLVVAPAAERTEGGGKTSLIVYPNVDYPGLLLELLEPFADRDINMTRVESRPSGERLGDYVFHIDIAAGLYEDRTQDALTEIEAIAEDGWVRRLGSYDTEHVVE, via the coding sequence ATGAAGGCACTCACGCTCGGTCCGGCGGGGACCTACTCACACCGGGCCGCCACGTCCGTCGCCGACGAGGTGGCCTTCACCGAGTCGGTGACCGCCATCGTCGAGGCCGTCGCCGGCGGGGAGTACGACCGCGGCGTCGTCCCCGTCGAGAACAGCATCGAGGGCAGCGTCACCGAGTCGCTGGACGCCTTCGCCGAGTACGACGTGGCGGTCGTCAAGGAACTCATCACCCCCATCCGTCACGCCCTGCTCGCCCAGGGGGAGAGTTTCGACCTGGTGGCCAGCCACGCCCAGGCGCTGGCCCAGTGCCGCAACTACCTCGACGCGGAGTATCCCGACGCCGCGGTCGAGGCCGTCGCCTCCACCGCTCGCGGGGTCGAACGCGCCCGCGACGACCCGAGCGTGGCCGCCATCGGCCACCCCGAGAACGCGACCAACGGCACGGAGCTACAGGTGCTCGCCGAGGACATCCAGGACCAGTCCTCCAACGCGACGCGGTTTCTGGTGGTCGCCCCCGCGGCCGAGCGGACCGAGGGCGGCGGGAAGACCTCGCTGATCGTCTACCCCAACGTGGACTACCCCGGCCTCCTGCTCGAACTGCTCGAACCCTTCGCCGACCGGGACATCAACATGACGCGCGTCGAGTCCCGACCGAGCGGCGAGCGACTGGGCGACTACGTCTTCCACATCGACATCGCCGCCGGCCTCTACGAGGACCGGACGCAGGACGCGCTGACGGAGATCGAGGCGATCGCCGAAGACGGGTGGGTGCGGCGGCTCGGGTCGTACGATACCGAGCACGTGGTGGAATAG
- a CDS encoding peroxiredoxin — MLEAGDAAPAIEAQNQDGETVAPSFSDPTVVYFYPRDGTPGCQLEARQFQEELADFRDLGATVYGVSTDDVDSHREFADEEGLDFDLLADPDGEVAAAFGLDTEGGYVNRITFVLADGEVRAVVDADDVNPDGHAAAVRERVADS, encoded by the coding sequence ATGCTCGAAGCAGGCGACGCGGCACCGGCGATCGAGGCGCAGAACCAGGACGGCGAGACGGTCGCGCCGTCGTTTTCGGACCCGACGGTGGTCTACTTCTATCCCCGTGACGGGACGCCGGGGTGTCAGCTGGAGGCGCGGCAGTTCCAGGAGGAACTGGCCGACTTCCGCGACCTCGGGGCAACCGTGTATGGCGTCTCGACCGACGACGTCGACTCCCATCGCGAGTTCGCCGACGAGGAGGGGCTCGACTTCGACCTGCTGGCCGACCCCGACGGCGAGGTCGCGGCGGCGTTCGGACTGGACACCGAGGGCGGGTACGTGAACCGGATTACCTTCGTACTTGCCGACGGCGAGGTTCGTGCGGTCGTGGACGCGGACGACGTGAACCCGGACGGGCACGCCGCGGCGGTTCGCGAGCGGGTCGCGGACAGCTAG
- a CDS encoding bacterio-opsin activator domain-containing protein codes for MGDECSSVDVFRHGVGGRERGRRAKTRRRIGRYQLADDGTVVAADDGLVALTGADRSAVVGEHVEALLHVGGEDGYLRALERVRQRGDLGEGTLDVTVDTADGTALPCRVRVSALRGEQGTWASLGELYRRPDEGGGDESPTVEPETAPPAAGPASLDATIRRLSRELGTLTGRERFAATVCDRLATLPRYGAVWYGRPRECDAVLEPEGSAGLDPVEEGSRSLRTDGDGIVGRAVDTGEIQVSGPGNPVGDGAFPAAAAVAAVPLVHRETTYGLLVMTAQDPEGFGPVERDALADLGAILGHATCCLRARRALMAGQVTEVTLLVREEGLFLAALSERLDCRVTVEGLTFATDDAPLHYVTVHCGAPDRLRAFAAERADLRRFEVVSEHDDACVIAVAPTSPTLHRTAAAHGAVVRDLVFESGDATVTVELPDAGDTRALLWALRSQFGYVTLAAQRDRPRSIETRRQFRAALLDRLSDRQRTALELAHHAGYFEWPRERTGEDIAASMDVSAPTFHKHLRHAQRKLADAVLATEEGC; via the coding sequence ATGGGTGACGAGTGTTCGTCCGTCGACGTTTTCAGGCACGGCGTCGGCGGCCGAGAGAGGGGACGGAGGGCAAAGACGAGGCGTCGGATCGGGCGGTACCAACTGGCCGACGACGGGACGGTCGTGGCGGCCGACGACGGGCTGGTAGCGCTCACCGGGGCCGACCGGTCGGCGGTCGTCGGCGAGCACGTGGAGGCGTTGCTGCACGTCGGGGGCGAGGACGGGTACCTGCGCGCGCTGGAGCGAGTCAGACAGCGGGGCGACCTCGGTGAAGGGACGCTCGACGTGACGGTCGACACCGCCGACGGAACCGCGCTGCCCTGTCGGGTCAGGGTCTCCGCGCTCCGGGGCGAGCAAGGGACGTGGGCGAGTCTGGGCGAACTCTACCGCCGTCCGGACGAGGGGGGCGGAGACGAGTCGCCGACCGTCGAGCCCGAGACCGCGCCCCCGGCGGCCGGTCCCGCGTCGCTGGACGCCACCATCCGACGCCTCAGTCGCGAACTCGGGACCCTCACGGGACGCGAACGCTTCGCGGCTACGGTCTGTGACAGGCTGGCCACGCTGCCGCGGTACGGCGCCGTGTGGTACGGGCGGCCGCGCGAGTGCGACGCGGTGCTCGAACCCGAGGGGTCCGCGGGGCTGGACCCGGTCGAGGAGGGGTCCCGCTCGCTGCGGACCGACGGGGACGGCATCGTCGGGCGCGCCGTCGACACCGGGGAGATCCAGGTGTCCGGTCCCGGAAACCCGGTCGGAGACGGGGCGTTCCCGGCGGCGGCGGCCGTCGCGGCGGTGCCGCTCGTCCACCGGGAGACGACGTACGGCCTGCTCGTGATGACGGCCCAGGACCCTGAGGGGTTCGGCCCGGTCGAGCGGGACGCACTCGCCGACCTCGGCGCCATCCTGGGGCACGCGACCTGCTGTCTTCGGGCGCGGCGGGCGCTGATGGCCGGTCAGGTGACGGAGGTGACGCTGCTGGTCCGCGAGGAAGGACTGTTCCTGGCGGCGCTGTCCGAGCGGCTGGACTGCCGGGTCACCGTCGAGGGACTCACGTTCGCGACCGACGACGCGCCGCTGCACTACGTGACCGTCCACTGCGGCGCGCCGGATCGGCTCCGGGCCTTCGCGGCCGAGCGGGCTGACCTCCGGCGGTTCGAGGTCGTCAGCGAGCACGACGACGCCTGCGTGATCGCGGTGGCGCCCACGTCGCCGACGCTCCACCGGACGGCCGCGGCGCACGGCGCTGTCGTCCGCGACCTCGTGTTCGAGTCGGGGGACGCGACCGTGACGGTGGAACTGCCCGACGCCGGCGACACGCGAGCGCTGCTGTGGGCGCTCCGGTCGCAGTTCGGGTACGTGACCCTCGCCGCCCAGCGGGATCGCCCCCGATCGATCGAGACCAGACGGCAGTTCCGTGCGGCGCTTCTGGACCGGCTGTCGGACCGCCAGCGGACGGCGCTCGAACTCGCGCACCACGCCGGGTACTTCGAGTGGCCGCGGGAGCGCACGGGCGAGGACATCGCGGCGTCGATGGACGTCTCCGCGCCGACCTTCCACAAACACCTGCGCCACGCCCAGCGGAAACTCGCGGACGCGGTCCTCGCGACCGAGGAGGGGTGCTAA
- a CDS encoding peroxiredoxin: MLESGDPAPDVRAPNQRGETVSPAFDEPTVVYFYPRDGTPGCTTETEQFARERESYDAAGVTVYGVSTDDVDSHREFAAETGIEFDLLADPDGEVAAAFGLEIDGPGEPAPRTTFVLVDGVVERVHEGVAPDGHARDLLQELLDDGVVTLE; this comes from the coding sequence ATGCTCGAATCGGGCGATCCGGCACCGGACGTACGGGCCCCAAACCAGCGCGGCGAGACGGTCTCGCCGGCCTTCGACGAGCCGACGGTGGTCTACTTCTACCCCCGCGACGGGACGCCGGGCTGTACGACCGAGACGGAGCAGTTCGCGCGCGAGCGCGAGAGCTACGACGCGGCGGGCGTGACGGTGTACGGCGTCTCGACCGACGACGTCGACTCCCACCGGGAGTTCGCCGCGGAGACGGGCATCGAGTTCGACCTGCTGGCCGACCCCGACGGCGAGGTCGCGGCGGCGTTCGGCCTGGAAATCGACGGGCCCGGCGAGCCGGCCCCCCGGACGACGTTCGTCCTGGTCGACGGCGTCGTCGAACGCGTCCACGAGGGCGTGGCGCCGGACGGGCACGCACGGGACCTGCTGCAGGAACTGCTCGACGACGGCGTGGTCACGCTGGAGTGA
- a CDS encoding dihydrolipoamide acetyltransferase family protein: protein MPVEFKLPDVGEGVAEGEIVQWLVEPGDPVSEDQPVAEVETDKAVVEVPSPVNGTVKELRAEAGEVVPVGEVIIVFEVPDERSESGASRTESDSVEGEDSEAATDATADATASEAAETGAEAGPSANGATGGRVFAAPSARRLARELGVDLAAVDGSGPGGRVTTMDVHAAAEPDEQASEAETEPAAAEANEGEPAAEPSEIDDDDDREAAIAEAEEPLGGAQPTVAEGTQPTTEGAASPESPARDRTLATPATRGVAKELDVDIDAVPATEEREGEALVTTEAVREYAERQRAAQQADATAVAGGGENGSDAASPTAVQADERIPYRGVRRTIGQQMERSKFTAPHVTHHDRVDVTRLVEAREDLADRAAERGIKLTYLPFVVKAVVAALREYPILNSQLDEENEEIVTRGEYNVGVATATDAGLMVPVVKGAGEKSLLDIAGEANELVGKARDRSISREEMQGGTFTITNFGAIGGEYATPIINYPETAILGLGAVQKRPWVVTGEDGTDEVVPRHVMTLSLSIDHRVIDGAEAARFTNTLKEYLRDPTLLLLE from the coding sequence ATGCCCGTCGAGTTCAAACTCCCAGACGTGGGCGAGGGCGTCGCCGAGGGCGAGATCGTCCAGTGGCTGGTCGAACCGGGCGACCCCGTCTCCGAGGACCAGCCCGTCGCGGAGGTCGAGACCGACAAGGCCGTCGTCGAGGTCCCCTCCCCGGTGAACGGGACGGTCAAAGAGCTGCGAGCCGAGGCCGGCGAGGTCGTCCCCGTCGGAGAGGTAATCATCGTCTTCGAGGTTCCCGACGAGCGAAGCGAGTCGGGAGCAAGTCGGACGGAGTCCGACTCTGTGGAAGGCGAGGACTCGGAGGCGGCGACGGACGCCACGGCCGACGCCACAGCCTCGGAGGCCGCCGAAACGGGCGCCGAAGCAGGCCCCAGCGCGAACGGAGCGACGGGCGGCCGGGTGTTCGCCGCACCCAGCGCTCGCCGCCTGGCCCGCGAACTCGGCGTGGATCTCGCCGCCGTCGACGGGTCCGGACCGGGTGGCCGGGTCACCACGATGGACGTTCACGCCGCGGCCGAACCCGACGAGCAGGCCAGCGAGGCCGAGACGGAACCGGCCGCGGCCGAGGCGAACGAGGGCGAACCCGCCGCGGAGCCGAGCGAGATCGACGACGACGACGACCGCGAAGCCGCCATCGCCGAGGCCGAGGAACCCCTGGGCGGCGCGCAGCCGACCGTGGCCGAGGGGACGCAACCGACCACGGAAGGCGCGGCCTCGCCGGAATCACCTGCGCGCGACCGGACGCTGGCGACCCCGGCGACCCGGGGCGTCGCGAAGGAACTCGACGTGGACATCGACGCCGTGCCCGCGACCGAGGAGCGAGAGGGCGAGGCCCTGGTGACCACCGAGGCGGTCCGGGAGTACGCCGAGCGCCAGCGGGCCGCACAGCAAGCCGACGCGACGGCCGTCGCGGGCGGCGGCGAGAACGGCAGCGACGCCGCCTCGCCCACCGCCGTCCAGGCCGACGAACGCATCCCCTACCGCGGCGTCCGCCGGACCATCGGCCAGCAGATGGAGCGCTCGAAGTTCACCGCGCCCCACGTCACCCACCACGACCGGGTGGACGTGACCCGGCTGGTCGAGGCCCGCGAGGACCTCGCCGACCGCGCCGCCGAGCGGGGGATCAAGCTCACCTACCTCCCCTTCGTCGTGAAGGCCGTCGTCGCCGCCCTCCGGGAGTACCCCATCCTGAACTCACAGCTCGACGAGGAAAACGAGGAGATCGTCACCCGCGGCGAGTACAACGTCGGCGTCGCCACCGCCACCGACGCGGGGCTGATGGTGCCAGTCGTGAAGGGCGCCGGCGAGAAGTCCCTCCTCGACATCGCCGGCGAGGCGAACGAACTCGTCGGGAAAGCCCGTGACCGCTCGATCAGCAGGGAGGAGATGCAGGGCGGGACCTTCACGATCACGAACTTCGGGGCCATCGGCGGGGAGTACGCCACGCCGATCATCAACTACCCGGAGACCGCAATTCTCGGCCTCGGAGCCGTGCAGAAGCGGCCGTGGGTGGTAACTGGAGAGGATGGGACCGACGAGGTCGTCCCGCGCCACGTCATGACGCTCTCGCTGTCGATCGACCACCGGGTCATCGACGGCGCGGAGGCTGCCCGGTTCACGAACACCCTCAAGGAGTACCTGCGCGACCCGACGCTACTCTTGCTAGAGTAG
- a CDS encoding Hsp20/alpha crystallin family protein codes for MDRQNPFDEIESLFDRISSEFSEFEPATGLGGTIAVDVADTGDAFEVTADVPGYTSDDIDVTLPDPRTVRIAASQETTRETGDEERRYVRQERTSRSTSRTVPLPDRVETDAAEASYDNGVLTVTLPKREGGEGTDIPVN; via the coding sequence ATGGATCGACAGAACCCATTCGACGAGATCGAGAGCCTGTTCGACCGGATCAGCAGCGAGTTCTCGGAGTTCGAACCGGCGACGGGACTGGGCGGTACGATCGCCGTGGACGTGGCCGACACCGGGGACGCCTTCGAGGTGACCGCGGACGTGCCGGGCTACACCAGCGACGACATCGACGTGACGCTGCCGGACCCGCGGACGGTTCGCATCGCCGCCAGCCAGGAGACGACGAGGGAGACGGGCGACGAGGAGCGGCGATACGTCCGCCAGGAGCGGACCAGTCGGTCGACGAGCCGGACGGTCCCGCTGCCCGACCGGGTCGAGACAGACGCCGCCGAAGCCAGCTACGACAACGGCGTGTTGACGGTCACGCTCCCGAAGCGCGAGGGCGGGGAGGGAACGGACATCCCCGTCAACTAG
- a CDS encoding alpha-ketoacid dehydrogenase subunit beta, with protein sequence MSQATDTETEAQELTLVQAVRDGLYGEMQRDEDVLVMGEDVGENGGVFRATQGLIDEFGGDRVIDTPLAESGIVGTAVGMAAYGLRPVPEIQFMGFIYPAFDQIVSHAARMRTRSRGRFTCPLVIRAPYGGGIRAPEHHSESKEAFFVHEPGLKVVIPSTPYDTKGLLASAIRDPDPVIFLEPKLIYRAFREEVPDEPYTVPLGEAAVRREGEDVSVFTWGAMTRPTMEAAENLAEEGIDCEVVDLRTLSPMDEEAILESFRKTGRAVVVHEAPKTGGLAGEIIATIQEDVLLYQEAPINRVTGFDTPYPLYALEDYYLPEAARIEDGIRETAEF encoded by the coding sequence ATGAGCCAGGCAACCGACACCGAGACCGAGGCACAGGAGTTGACGCTCGTACAGGCCGTCCGCGACGGGCTGTACGGCGAGATGCAACGCGACGAGGACGTGCTCGTGATGGGCGAGGACGTCGGCGAGAACGGCGGCGTCTTCCGGGCCACACAGGGCCTCATCGACGAGTTCGGCGGTGACCGGGTGATCGACACGCCCCTGGCGGAGTCGGGCATCGTCGGCACTGCCGTCGGCATGGCCGCCTACGGCCTCCGCCCCGTGCCCGAGATCCAGTTCATGGGGTTCATCTACCCCGCCTTCGACCAGATCGTCTCCCACGCCGCCCGGATGCGCACCCGCAGCCGCGGCCGCTTCACCTGCCCGCTCGTGATCCGGGCGCCCTACGGCGGCGGCATCCGCGCACCCGAACACCACTCCGAGTCCAAGGAGGCCTTCTTCGTCCACGAACCCGGCCTCAAGGTGGTGATCCCCTCGACCCCCTACGACACCAAGGGGCTGCTGGCCTCGGCTATCCGCGACCCCGACCCCGTGATCTTCCTCGAACCGAAGCTCATCTACCGCGCGTTCCGCGAGGAGGTGCCCGACGAGCCTTACACCGTCCCACTCGGCGAGGCCGCCGTCCGCCGCGAGGGCGAAGACGTCTCCGTGTTCACCTGGGGCGCGATGACCCGCCCGACGATGGAGGCCGCCGAGAACCTCGCCGAGGAGGGTATCGACTGCGAGGTGGTCGACCTCCGGACGCTCTCGCCGATGGACGAGGAGGCCATCCTCGAGTCCTTCCGGAAGACCGGCCGCGCCGTCGTCGTCCACGAGGCCCCGAAGACGGGGGGCCTCGCCGGCGAGATCATCGCCACCATCCAGGAGGACGTCCTCCTCTACCAGGAGGCCCCGATCAACCGCGTGACGGGCTTCGACACGCCCTACCCGCTCTACGCGCTGGAGGACTACTACCTGCCCGAGGCCGCCCGCATCGAGGACGGCATCCGGGAGACTGCGGAGTTCTGA
- a CDS encoding ArsR/SmtB family transcription factor, with product MRDHGSSGERDEESHASRSMHADARNDLFRALAHPRRRRILAFLREEGRAVPVEQIADGIATDEAPPERIVSGPDVEAALYHVHLPKLIEAGLLEWIDPDRRAAVHLTPRGRDLPTALPWYPGDRSDTGE from the coding sequence ATGCGCGACCACGGGTCCTCGGGAGAGAGAGACGAAGAGTCGCACGCCTCGCGGTCGATGCACGCGGACGCCCGGAACGACCTGTTCAGAGCCCTCGCACACCCTCGCCGGCGTCGGATCCTCGCCTTCCTCCGTGAGGAGGGGCGCGCGGTCCCGGTCGAACAGATCGCCGACGGCATCGCGACGGACGAGGCGCCCCCGGAACGGATCGTCTCGGGGCCGGACGTCGAGGCCGCGCTGTATCACGTCCACCTGCCGAAACTGATCGAGGCGGGACTCCTCGAGTGGATCGACCCCGACCGGCGCGCCGCCGTCCACCTGACGCCCCGGGGCCGGGACCTGCCCACGGCGCTCCCGTGGTACCCCGGCGACCGCTCCGACACCGGGGAGTGA